In Ancalomicrobiaceae bacterium S20, the following proteins share a genomic window:
- a CDS encoding NADH-quinone oxidoreductase subunit M — MSSWPLISIVTFLPLVGAFFILLVRGDDAVAKRNIRVTALITTVFTFLVSLLILARYDASNPGFQLEEKAPWLGGLFSYHMGVDGISVLFVILTTFIMPFCILASWESVDKRVREYMIAFLILETLMIGVFTALDLMLFYVFFEAGLIPMFIIIGVWGGPRRVYASFKFFLYTLLGSILMLIAMIAMIWQAGTADIVQLMDHQFPKALQMWCWLAFFASFAVKMPMWPVHTWLPDAHVEAPTAGSVILAGILLKMGGYGFLRFSVPMFPLASEYFAPFVFTLSVVAIIYTSLVALMQEDIKKLIAYSSVAHMGYVTMGIFTMNVQGVQGSIFQMVSHGFVSSALFLCVGVIYDRMHTREIKAYGGLVNRMPWYAVAFLLFTMGNVGLPGTSGFIGEFLTLMGAYKANTWVAFFAATGVILSAGYALWLYARVMNGKLDKPSLQGILDLSLRERFILIPLLVATIYYGVYPQPLLHATAASVDRLVTKYQAAVEAAVKTAMVVTQ; from the coding sequence ATGTCGAGCTGGCCGCTCATTTCGATCGTCACCTTCCTGCCGCTGGTCGGGGCGTTCTTCATCCTCCTGGTGCGCGGCGACGACGCCGTCGCCAAGCGCAACATCCGCGTGACCGCGCTGATCACGACCGTGTTCACCTTCCTGGTGTCGCTCCTGATCCTCGCGCGCTACGACGCCTCCAACCCGGGCTTCCAGCTCGAGGAGAAGGCGCCGTGGCTGGGCGGCCTGTTCAGCTATCACATGGGCGTCGATGGCATCTCGGTGCTGTTCGTGATCCTCACGACCTTCATCATGCCGTTCTGCATCCTGGCGAGCTGGGAATCGGTCGACAAGCGGGTGCGCGAGTACATGATCGCGTTCCTGATCCTCGAGACGCTGATGATCGGCGTGTTCACCGCGCTCGATCTGATGCTGTTCTACGTGTTCTTCGAGGCCGGCCTCATTCCGATGTTCATCATCATCGGTGTCTGGGGCGGACCGCGCCGGGTCTACGCGTCGTTCAAGTTCTTCCTCTACACGCTGCTCGGCTCGATCCTGATGCTGATCGCCATGATCGCGATGATCTGGCAGGCCGGGACCGCGGATATCGTCCAGCTCATGGACCATCAGTTCCCGAAGGCGCTGCAGATGTGGTGCTGGCTCGCCTTCTTCGCCTCGTTTGCGGTGAAGATGCCGATGTGGCCGGTGCACACCTGGCTGCCGGACGCCCACGTCGAGGCGCCGACGGCCGGATCGGTGATCCTGGCCGGCATCCTCCTGAAGATGGGCGGCTACGGCTTCCTGCGCTTCTCGGTGCCGATGTTCCCGCTGGCGTCGGAGTATTTCGCGCCCTTCGTGTTCACCCTGTCGGTCGTCGCGATCATCTACACCTCGCTGGTCGCGCTGATGCAGGAGGACATCAAGAAGCTGATCGCCTATTCATCGGTCGCCCACATGGGCTACGTGACGATGGGCATCTTCACGATGAACGTACAGGGCGTGCAGGGCTCGATCTTCCAGATGGTCAGCCACGGTTTCGTCTCGTCGGCGCTGTTCCTCTGCGTCGGCGTGATCTACGACCGCATGCACACCCGCGAGATCAAGGCCTATGGTGGGCTCGTCAACCGCATGCCCTGGTATGCGGTGGCGTTCCTCCTGTTCACCATGGGCAACGTCGGCCTGCCGGGCACCTCCGGGTTCATCGGCGAGTTCCTGACGCTCATGGGCGCCTACAAGGCCAACACCTGGGTGGCGTTCTTCGCCGCGACCGGCGTGATCCTGTCGGCCGGCTATGCGCTGTGGCTCTACGCCCGCGTCATGAACGGCAAGCTCGACAAGCCGTCGCTGCAGGGCATTCTCGATCTCAGCCTGCGCGAGCGGTTCATCCTGATCCCGCTCTTGGTCGCGACGATCTACTACGGCGTCTATCCGCAGCCGCTCCTGCACGCCACGGCGGCGTCGGTCGACCGGCTGGTGACCAAGTATCAGGCCGCCGTCGAGGCGGCGGTCAAGACGGCGATGGTCGTCACGCAGTGA
- the nuoN gene encoding NADH-quinone oxidoreductase subunit NuoN, with protein MLAAHLAPVLPEIILAVGAIVLLMVGVFAGGRPTGIVTAGTVAVILVAGLVVAFSPRTGTAFDGVWINDGFGNYMKLLSLVGAGVTLLLAARPAVQGGYDRFELPVLILIATLGMMMMISANDMISLYLGLELQSLAAYVIASIHRDNLKSTEAGLKYFVLGALSSGLLLYGASLVYGFTGTTSFPGIAAAIAAHGKSTGIVFGLVFILAGLSFKISAVPFHMWTPDVYEGAPTPVTAFFAAAPKVAAMALVTRVAVEAFKPSTHDWQQVIVFVSVASMLLGSFAAIGQTNIKRLMAYSSIGHVGYALVGLAAGTADGVQSVVVYMTIYMATTLGAFAMILSMRRASGPVETISDLSGLARTNPLAGFLFAMIMFSLAGVPILAGFFAKLYVFMAAVQAGLVTLAVIGGVASVVGAFYYLRVVKIMYFDEPAEPFLPMAFEQKLVLIVSGVFSLAFVALGSPLVGAATAAAKSFF; from the coding sequence GTGCTCGCAGCTCACCTTGCGCCGGTCCTGCCGGAAATCATCCTCGCCGTCGGCGCGATCGTGCTCCTCATGGTCGGCGTGTTCGCCGGCGGGCGGCCGACCGGGATCGTCACGGCCGGCACGGTCGCGGTCATTCTGGTTGCCGGGCTGGTGGTCGCGTTCAGCCCGCGCACCGGCACGGCCTTCGACGGCGTCTGGATCAACGACGGCTTCGGCAATTACATGAAGCTCCTGTCGCTGGTCGGCGCCGGCGTGACGCTGCTGCTTGCAGCCCGTCCGGCGGTGCAGGGCGGCTACGATCGCTTCGAACTGCCGGTGCTCATCCTCATCGCCACGCTCGGCATGATGATGATGATCTCGGCCAACGACATGATCTCGCTCTATCTCGGCCTGGAGCTGCAGTCGCTCGCGGCCTATGTGATCGCCTCGATCCATCGCGACAACCTCAAGTCGACCGAGGCGGGCCTGAAGTACTTCGTGCTCGGCGCGCTGTCGTCGGGCCTGCTGCTCTACGGCGCGTCGCTGGTCTACGGCTTCACCGGCACGACCAGCTTCCCCGGCATCGCTGCGGCGATCGCCGCGCACGGCAAGTCGACCGGCATCGTCTTCGGCCTCGTGTTCATCCTGGCCGGCCTGTCGTTCAAGATCTCGGCCGTGCCGTTCCACATGTGGACGCCGGACGTCTACGAAGGCGCGCCGACGCCGGTGACGGCGTTCTTCGCCGCCGCGCCCAAGGTCGCCGCCATGGCGCTGGTCACGCGCGTCGCGGTCGAGGCGTTCAAGCCCTCGACGCACGACTGGCAGCAGGTGATCGTGTTCGTGTCGGTCGCCTCGATGCTGCTCGGTTCGTTCGCCGCGATCGGCCAGACCAACATCAAGCGTCTGATGGCCTATTCCTCGATCGGCCATGTCGGCTACGCGCTCGTCGGCCTCGCCGCCGGCACGGCCGACGGCGTGCAGTCGGTGGTCGTCTACATGACGATCTACATGGCGACCACGCTCGGCGCCTTCGCGATGATCCTGTCGATGCGGCGCGCGAGCGGCCCGGTCGAGACGATTTCGGATCTCTCGGGTCTCGCCCGCACCAATCCGCTTGCCGGCTTCCTGTTCGCGATGATCATGTTCTCGCTCGCCGGCGTGCCGATCCTGGCGGGCTTCTTCGCCAAGCTCTACGTGTTCATGGCGGCGGTGCAGGCCGGCCTGGTGACGCTCGCGGTGATCGGCGGCGTCGCCAGCGTGGTGGGCGCGTTCTATTACCTGCGCGTCGTCAAGATCATGTATTTCGACGAGCCGGCCGAGCCGTTCCTGCCGATGGCGTTCGAGCAGAAGCTCGTGCTGATCGTGTCGGGCGTGTTCTCGCTCGCCTTCGTCGCGCTCGGCAGCCCGCTGGTCGGCGCGGCGACCGCGGCGGCGAAGTCGTTCTTCTGA
- a CDS encoding biotin--[acetyl-CoA-carboxylase] ligase gives MARSPGAGLRTLRGGFRHLALGDVGSTNVEAFECARAGDPGGLWVTAERQLAGRGRRGRPWVSEKGNLYATALLIDPCPAERLAELPLVAAVAVHRAIRAAAGPALGREVAIKWPNDTLVRGRKASGILLETNRLDGGALAVAIGYGINCAHYPAVSETPATSLLQEGVSIFPEQILDLLAEALSDTLAVWDGGRGFGEIRAAWMAAVHGVGRPIRVRLVDRELNGVFAALDEQGRLVLDLGDGTRMTISAGDVFFPATATETPVTTGGTL, from the coding sequence ATGGCGCGATCGCCGGGCGCGGGGCTCAGGACGCTCAGGGGCGGCTTTCGGCACCTGGCGCTCGGCGATGTCGGATCGACCAACGTCGAGGCGTTCGAGTGCGCGCGGGCAGGCGATCCGGGCGGGCTCTGGGTCACGGCCGAACGGCAACTGGCGGGGCGCGGCCGACGCGGCCGGCCCTGGGTCAGTGAGAAGGGCAATCTCTACGCGACCGCGCTGCTGATCGACCCTTGCCCGGCCGAGAGGCTCGCCGAACTGCCGCTGGTGGCGGCGGTTGCGGTCCATCGGGCGATCCGGGCGGCGGCCGGCCCGGCGCTCGGGCGCGAGGTCGCGATCAAGTGGCCGAACGACACGCTGGTCCGCGGGCGCAAGGCGAGCGGCATTCTGCTCGAGACCAATCGTCTCGACGGGGGTGCACTCGCGGTCGCGATCGGTTATGGGATCAATTGCGCGCATTATCCGGCCGTCTCGGAGACGCCGGCGACCAGTCTTCTGCAAGAGGGCGTGTCGATCTTTCCCGAGCAGATCCTGGATCTCCTCGCCGAAGCGCTGTCGGACACGCTCGCCGTCTGGGACGGCGGCCGCGGCTTCGGCGAAATCCGCGCCGCCTGGATGGCGGCAGTGCACGGCGTCGGCCGACCCATCCGGGTCCGCCTCGTCGATCGTGAATTGAACGGGGTGTTCGCCGCTCTCGACGAGCAGGGGCGCCTCGTCCTCGACCTTGGTGACGGAACCCGAATGACCATTTCCGCCGGAGACGTTTTCTTCCCCGCGACTGCGACCGAGACCCCCGTCACGACGGGGGGGACGCTCTGA
- a CDS encoding ribonuclease J: protein MAKARRKNVGEEFVFLPLGGVGEIGMNLALYGFGRPEDRRWIIVDFGITFASEFDEPGVDIILPDIRFAIEERKNILGIVITHAHEDHYGALLDLWPKLEVPVFMTPFAAGLLEAKAEGEAKFIGEGKVPKVDIRRFTRGERWQLGPFDIEAIGVAHSIPESVALAIRTPLGTAIHTGDWKIDETPVVGWTTDFARLAEIGREGVRALVCDSTNVVRDGISPSEREVSKTLTEIVASAPARVAVTTFASNIARIRSVAEAAVANERSVVVLGRAMKRAIDVARELGMFDGLPEFLGEDAYGYLPRENVVALLTGSQGEPRAALARIASGDHRNISMSQGDIVIFSSRTIPGNEKSVNAIMNNLAKQGATIVTDRDALVHVSGHPRRGELKRMYEAVKPQVAIPVHGEPLHLAMHAKFARAEGVREVVVTGNGKMVRLAPGPAEEVDEAFAGRLFRDGSLLLEPDKSGAQERKKASFAGVIAIALVLDGKGALAADPELALIGIPEEDRGGVDFVDICADAVTETVEGLPRPRRRDPDLVEDAVRRAVRARVNERWGKKPIVEVMVVQV from the coding sequence ATGGCCAAGGCGCGTCGCAAGAACGTCGGCGAGGAGTTCGTCTTCCTGCCGCTCGGCGGTGTCGGCGAGATCGGCATGAACCTGGCGCTCTATGGCTTCGGCCGGCCGGAGGATCGGCGCTGGATCATCGTCGATTTCGGCATCACCTTCGCCTCGGAGTTCGACGAGCCGGGCGTCGACATCATCCTGCCGGACATCCGCTTCGCGATCGAGGAGCGGAAGAACATCCTCGGCATCGTGATCACGCATGCGCACGAGGATCACTACGGCGCGCTGCTCGACCTGTGGCCGAAGCTCGAGGTGCCGGTGTTCATGACGCCGTTCGCCGCTGGCCTGCTCGAGGCCAAGGCCGAGGGTGAGGCGAAGTTCATCGGCGAAGGCAAGGTGCCGAAAGTCGACATCCGCCGGTTCACGCGCGGCGAGCGCTGGCAGCTCGGGCCGTTCGACATCGAAGCGATCGGGGTCGCGCATTCGATCCCGGAGTCGGTCGCGCTGGCGATCCGCACGCCGCTCGGCACCGCGATCCACACCGGCGACTGGAAGATCGACGAGACGCCGGTCGTCGGCTGGACGACGGACTTCGCGCGACTGGCCGAGATCGGCCGGGAGGGCGTGCGTGCGCTCGTCTGCGATTCGACCAACGTGGTCCGCGACGGCATCTCGCCGTCGGAGCGCGAAGTGTCGAAGACGCTGACCGAGATCGTCGCGTCGGCGCCGGCGCGCGTGGCAGTGACGACCTTTGCGTCCAATATCGCGCGCATTCGCTCGGTCGCGGAAGCGGCGGTCGCCAACGAGCGCAGCGTGGTGGTGCTCGGCCGGGCCATGAAGCGGGCGATCGACGTCGCCCGCGAGCTCGGCATGTTCGACGGCCTGCCGGAGTTCCTCGGCGAGGACGCCTACGGCTACCTGCCGCGCGAGAATGTCGTGGCGCTCCTGACCGGCAGCCAGGGCGAGCCGCGCGCCGCGCTCGCCCGCATCGCATCCGGCGACCACCGCAACATCTCCATGTCGCAGGGCGACATCGTGATCTTCTCGTCGCGGACCATTCCGGGCAACGAGAAGTCCGTCAACGCGATCATGAACAATCTCGCCAAGCAGGGCGCGACGATCGTCACCGATCGCGACGCGCTCGTGCATGTCTCCGGCCATCCGCGCCGGGGCGAGCTGAAGCGCATGTACGAGGCGGTGAAGCCCCAGGTGGCGATCCCGGTGCACGGCGAGCCGCTGCACCTCGCCATGCACGCTAAGTTCGCGCGGGCCGAGGGCGTGCGCGAGGTGGTCGTCACCGGCAATGGCAAGATGGTGCGGCTCGCGCCGGGACCGGCCGAGGAGGTCGACGAAGCCTTCGCCGGCCGGCTGTTCCGCGACGGCTCGCTGCTGCTCGAACCCGACAAGTCGGGCGCGCAGGAGCGCAAGAAGGCGTCGTTCGCCGGCGTCATCGCGATCGCGCTCGTGCTCGACGGCAAGGGCGCGCTCGCGGCCGATCCCGAGCTGGCGCTGATCGGCATTCCGGAGGAGGACCGCGGCGGCGTCGACTTCGTCGACATCTGCGCCGACGCCGTCACCGAGACGGTCGAGGGCCTGCCGCGGCCGCGCCGGCGCGATCCGGATCTGGTCGAGGACGCCGTGCGCCGCGCCGTGCGGGCGCGGGTCAACGAGCGCTGGGGCAAGAAGCCGATCGTCGAGGTCATGGTCGTTCAGGTCTGA
- the mce gene encoding methylmalonyl-CoA epimerase, whose amino-acid sequence MIGRLNHVAIAVKDIAKASATYRDTLGATVSAATPQPDHGVTVVFVELPNTKIEFLEPLGADSPIAKFLEKNPDGGIHHVCYEVDDIIVARDKLKAEGARVLGSGEPKIGAHGKPVLFLHPKDFFGTLVELEQA is encoded by the coding sequence ATGATCGGACGCCTCAATCACGTCGCCATCGCGGTCAAGGACATCGCCAAGGCGTCGGCGACCTACCGCGACACGCTCGGCGCGACCGTGTCGGCCGCGACGCCGCAGCCGGACCATGGCGTCACGGTCGTGTTCGTCGAGCTGCCGAACACCAAGATCGAGTTCCTGGAGCCGCTCGGCGCCGATAGCCCGATCGCCAAGTTCCTGGAAAAGAACCCGGACGGCGGCATCCACCATGTCTGCTACGAGGTCGACGACATCATCGTCGCGCGCGACAAGCTGAAGGCCGAGGGCGCCCGCGTGCTCGGCTCGGGCGAGCCGAAGATCGGCGCCCACGGCAAACCGGTGCTGTTCCTGCATCCGAAGGACTTCTTCGGCACGCTGGTCGAGCTCGAGCAGGCCTGA
- a CDS encoding DUF1467 family protein has translation MKIGTAIAIYFVIWWTILFAILPFGVRAQHEAGPVVPGTEPAAPLAPMMLKKVIWTSIVSALIFGGLWALMANGYTLDDVPFLPKFS, from the coding sequence ATGAAGATCGGCACGGCGATCGCGATCTACTTCGTGATCTGGTGGACCATTCTCTTCGCGATCCTGCCCTTCGGCGTGCGCGCGCAGCATGAGGCGGGGCCGGTCGTGCCGGGCACCGAGCCGGCCGCGCCGCTCGCGCCGATGATGCTGAAGAAAGTGATCTGGACCTCGATCGTATCGGCGCTGATCTTCGGCGGGCTCTGGGCGCTGATGGCAAACGGCTACACGCTCGACGACGTGCCGTTCCTGCCGAAGTTCTCCTGA
- the proS gene encoding proline--tRNA ligase, whose product MRLSRYFLPILKENPKEAEIVSHRLMLRAGMIRQQSAGIYSWLPLGLKVLSKIGNIVREEQNRAGALELLMPTIQSADLWRESGRYDDYGKEMLRIEDRHEREMLYGPTNEEMVTEIFRSYVRSYRDLPLNLYHIQWKFRDEVRPRFGVMRGREFLMKDAYSFDVDQEAARAAYNRMFVAYLRTYARMGLKAIPMKADSGPIGGDMSHEFIILASTGESQVFCHRDLLEMPIPPEDTDFQSDLSGTVKAWTSFYAATEEKHDEAAFAAIPEDKRVAARGIEVGHIFYFGTKYSEPMGAKVAGPDGVEKPVHMGSYGVGVSRLVAGIIEASHDEAGIVWPDQVAPFNVGIINMKVGDAAVDGACNELYQRLTKSGLDVLLDDVDGRAGGKFATMDLIGLPWQIIVGPKGLAEGKVEVKRRATGERELMTPDAAVAKLIGA is encoded by the coding sequence ATGCGCCTGTCGCGGTACTTCCTGCCCATCCTCAAGGAAAATCCCAAGGAAGCGGAGATCGTTTCCCATCGCCTGATGCTGCGCGCCGGCATGATTCGCCAGCAGTCCGCGGGCATCTACTCGTGGCTGCCGCTCGGCCTCAAGGTCCTGTCGAAGATCGGCAACATCGTGCGCGAGGAGCAGAATCGCGCCGGCGCGCTCGAGCTCCTGATGCCGACGATCCAGTCGGCCGATCTCTGGCGCGAATCGGGCCGCTATGACGACTACGGCAAGGAGATGCTGCGCATCGAGGACCGGCACGAGCGCGAGATGCTCTACGGCCCGACCAACGAGGAGATGGTGACGGAGATCTTCCGTTCCTACGTCCGCTCGTATCGCGATCTTCCGCTCAATCTCTACCACATCCAGTGGAAGTTCCGCGACGAGGTGCGCCCGCGCTTCGGCGTGATGCGCGGCCGCGAGTTCCTGATGAAGGACGCCTATTCCTTCGACGTCGACCAGGAGGCCGCGCGCGCCGCCTATAACCGGATGTTCGTCGCCTACCTGCGCACCTATGCGCGGATGGGCCTCAAGGCGATCCCGATGAAGGCCGATTCCGGCCCGATCGGCGGCGACATGAGCCACGAGTTCATCATTCTCGCCTCGACCGGCGAGAGCCAGGTGTTCTGCCATCGCGACCTGCTCGAGATGCCGATCCCGCCCGAGGACACCGATTTCCAGTCGGATCTCTCCGGCACGGTGAAGGCGTGGACCTCCTTCTACGCCGCCACGGAAGAGAAGCACGACGAGGCCGCCTTCGCCGCGATCCCCGAGGACAAGCGCGTCGCCGCGCGCGGCATCGAGGTCGGCCACATCTTCTACTTCGGCACCAAGTACTCCGAGCCGATGGGTGCCAAGGTCGCCGGCCCGGACGGCGTCGAGAAGCCGGTGCACATGGGCTCCTACGGCGTCGGCGTGTCGCGTCTGGTCGCCGGCATCATCGAGGCCAGCCACGACGAGGCCGGCATCGTGTGGCCGGACCAGGTGGCGCCGTTCAATGTCGGCATCATCAACATGAAGGTCGGCGATGCGGCGGTCGACGGCGCGTGCAACGAGCTCTACCAGCGGCTGACCAAGTCGGGCCTGGACGTGCTGCTCGACGATGTCGACGGCCGCGCTGGCGGCAAGTTCGCGACCATGGACCTGATCGGTCTGCCCTGGCAGATCATCGTCGGCCCGAAGGGGCTCGCCGAGGGCAAGGTCGAGGTCAAGCGCCGCGCCACCGGCGAGCGCGAGCTGATGACGCCCGACGCGGCGGTCGCCAAGCTGATCGGGGCCTGA
- a CDS encoding lipoprotein-releasing ABC transporter permease subunit: MTAKTATEPTGTRPFAPFEWMIAWRYLRSRRRETFISIIAGFSFIGIMLGVATLIVVMAVMNGFRTELLSKILGLNGHLIAQATESSFTDYRDVADRIAMVKGVKFAIPFVEGQALASGQGGALGVLVRGIAKDDLDKITLVSKGVKQGTLDGFDQGHGVAIGSRLAQNLGIALGDPVTIAAPRGNVTPFGVTPRFKSFPVTAIFSVGMSEYDNAFVFMPFGEAQAFFNKDGQASAIDIFTDDPDQVGALRQPIEQAAQRSIFVSDWRQRNVTFFAALEVERNVMFLILTMIVLVAALNIVAGLTMLVKDKSRDVAILRTMGATRGSILRVFFITGAAIGTAGTIAGFLLGVLVCRNIEEVRQGLSWVLGTNLYPPEVYFLSRMKADMQSGETTAVVIMALVLSLLATIYPAWKAAKLDPVDALRYE, translated from the coding sequence ATGACGGCAAAGACTGCGACGGAACCGACCGGAACGCGGCCGTTCGCGCCGTTCGAGTGGATGATCGCGTGGCGCTATCTGCGCTCGCGGCGGCGCGAGACCTTCATCTCGATCATCGCCGGCTTCTCCTTCATCGGCATCATGCTCGGCGTCGCGACGCTGATCGTCGTCATGGCGGTGATGAACGGCTTCCGCACCGAGCTCCTGTCGAAGATCCTCGGCCTCAACGGCCATCTGATCGCGCAGGCGACCGAATCCTCCTTCACCGACTATCGCGACGTCGCCGACCGCATCGCCATGGTGAAGGGCGTGAAGTTCGCGATCCCCTTCGTCGAGGGCCAGGCGCTGGCCTCGGGGCAGGGCGGCGCGCTCGGCGTGCTGGTGCGCGGCATCGCCAAGGACGATCTCGACAAGATCACGCTGGTGTCGAAGGGCGTGAAGCAGGGCACGCTCGACGGTTTCGACCAGGGTCACGGCGTCGCGATCGGCTCCAGGCTCGCGCAGAACCTCGGCATCGCGCTCGGCGATCCGGTCACGATTGCCGCGCCGCGCGGCAATGTCACGCCGTTCGGCGTCACGCCGCGCTTCAAGTCGTTCCCGGTCACGGCGATCTTCTCGGTCGGCATGTCGGAATACGACAATGCCTTCGTGTTCATGCCATTCGGGGAGGCGCAGGCCTTCTTCAACAAGGACGGGCAGGCGAGCGCGATCGACATCTTCACCGACGACCCCGATCAGGTCGGCGCGCTTCGGCAGCCGATCGAGCAGGCGGCGCAGCGCTCGATCTTCGTCTCCGACTGGCGGCAGCGCAACGTCACCTTCTTCGCCGCGCTCGAGGTCGAGCGCAACGTGATGTTCCTGATCCTGACCATGATCGTGCTGGTGGCGGCGCTCAACATCGTCGCCGGTCTCACCATGCTGGTGAAGGACAAGTCGCGCGACGTGGCTATCCTCCGGACCATGGGGGCGACGCGCGGCTCGATCCTGCGCGTGTTCTTCATCACGGGGGCCGCAATCGGCACGGCCGGCACGATCGCGGGCTTCCTGCTCGGCGTGCTGGTCTGCCGCAACATCGAGGAGGTCCGGCAGGGGCTCTCTTGGGTGCTCGGCACCAATCTCTACCCGCCCGAGGTCTATTTCCTGTCGCGGATGAAGGCTGACATGCAGTCCGGCGAGACGACGGCCGTGGTGATCATGGCGCTCGTGCTGTCGCTGCTCGCCACGATCTATCCGGCCTGGAAGGCCGCCAAGCTAGATCCGGTCGACGCGCTGAGGTACGAATGA
- a CDS encoding ABC transporter ATP-binding protein, whose translation MSPKMPDQDQDFVADHLSANQPGSGVGRLGLAPADKPVLRLAGVERRYVQGERTLDVLRGAELEIRAGEIVALIAPSGAGKSTLLQLAGLLERPDGGEVFLSGRAAGKLDDAERTAIRRLEIGFVYQFHHLLPEFTALENVMLPQMIRGLDGKTASERAKELLSYMKLGERVGHRPSELSGGEQQRVAIARAVANAPRLLLADEPTGNLDPKTAHYVFDALSALVRASGLAALIATHNMDLAERMDRRITLEEGKVVEM comes from the coding sequence ATGAGCCCGAAGATGCCGGATCAGGATCAGGATTTCGTGGCCGATCACCTTTCGGCCAATCAGCCGGGGAGCGGCGTCGGTCGGCTCGGACTGGCGCCGGCCGACAAGCCTGTGCTGCGGCTCGCCGGCGTCGAACGCCGCTATGTGCAGGGCGAGCGGACGCTCGACGTGTTGCGTGGTGCGGAGCTGGAGATTCGCGCCGGCGAGATCGTCGCGCTGATCGCGCCCTCGGGCGCCGGCAAGTCGACGCTCCTGCAGCTTGCGGGTCTGCTCGAACGGCCGGACGGCGGCGAGGTGTTTCTCTCCGGCCGGGCTGCGGGAAAGCTCGACGACGCCGAGCGCACCGCGATCCGGCGGCTGGAGATCGGCTTCGTATACCAGTTCCACCATCTGCTGCCGGAGTTCACGGCGCTCGAAAACGTCATGCTGCCGCAGATGATCCGCGGCCTCGACGGCAAGACGGCGTCGGAGCGGGCGAAGGAACTCTTGTCCTACATGAAGCTCGGCGAGCGCGTCGGCCATCGGCCGTCGGAACTGTCGGGCGGCGAACAGCAGCGCGTCGCCATCGCCCGCGCGGTCGCCAACGCGCCGCGGCTGCTGCTCGCGGACGAGCCGACCGGCAACCTCGATCCGAAGACCGCGCATTACGTTTTCGACGCGCTCTCCGCGCTCGTGCGCGCCTCTGGCCTCGCGGCGCTGATCGCGACGCACAACATGGACCTTGCCGAGCGCATGGACCGGCGGATCACGCTCGAAGAGGGCAAGGTCGTCGAGATGTGA
- a CDS encoding VOC family protein, which yields MRYLHTMVRVRNLEESLDFWVNKFGLVEVRRMDSETGRFTLVFLCADEDRAAVDAALASGRRDAPCLELTYNWEPEDYGSARNFGHLAYEVDDIYATCAKLMAAGVTINRPPRDGHMAFVRSPDLISIEILQKGERKAPAEPWASMPNTGSW from the coding sequence ATGCGATATCTGCACACGATGGTGCGCGTCCGCAATCTCGAGGAAAGCCTCGATTTCTGGGTCAACAAGTTCGGCCTGGTGGAGGTCCGGCGGATGGACTCCGAGACCGGCCGCTTCACACTGGTGTTCCTCTGCGCCGACGAGGATCGCGCCGCGGTCGACGCCGCGCTCGCGAGCGGCCGCCGCGACGCGCCGTGCCTGGAACTGACCTACAACTGGGAGCCGGAAGACTACGGCTCGGCCCGCAATTTCGGCCACCTCGCCTACGAGGTCGACGACATCTACGCGACCTGCGCCAAGCTGATGGCCGCCGGCGTCACCATCAACCGCCCGCCGCGCGACGGCCACATGGCCTTCGTCCGCTCGCCAGACCTGATCTCGATCGAGATCCTCCAAAAAGGCGAGCGCAAGGCCCCTGCCGAGCCGTGGGCGAGCATGCCGAACACCGGTAGCTGGTGA